The following are from one region of the Candidatus Bathyarchaeia archaeon genome:
- the rpmC gene encoding 50S ribosomal protein L29: MAILRKRELNQMLPEERRKKVTELRAELTNIRTSVKSGGTVDNPARIRELRKTIARLLTAENSPTKPSPEAA; the protein is encoded by the coding sequence CTGGCGATTCTGAGAAAGCGTGAGCTCAATCAGATGCTCCCCGAAGAGCGGCGAAAGAAGGTAACGGAGTTGCGAGCAGAGCTGACGAACATTCGCACATCGGTGAAGTCAGGTGGAACAGTCGACAACCCGGCGCGAATACGCGAGCTCCGCAAGACGATCGCGCGCTTGTTGACAGCTGAAAACTCGCCCACGAAACCATCACCGGAGGCGGCGTAA
- a CDS encoding 30S ribosomal protein S3 yields MSVTKYFVKDVSRRLEIDEHLALELKRAGYSHVELTKSPVGTRVVIYAAKPGMVIGRRGQSIRDLTKVLEEKFHIENPQLSVANIDVPEQDPKVVASQVSQALQRGVHFRRAAYWAIQRVMESQALGVEITIRGKLTTERSRFEKFKAGYLPRVGDPVLKSVKTAVADVQLKQGLFGINVRILPPQMNYIDKPIMLTPPAETTPQPATPAKQIEPTVAPEVVVEEKTTAGDVAVVVEDKEEKETGDSEKA; encoded by the coding sequence TTGTCAGTTACCAAGTATTTTGTCAAAGACGTTTCTCGACGCCTCGAAATTGACGAGCACCTCGCGCTGGAATTGAAACGCGCCGGGTACAGCCACGTCGAGCTGACAAAGAGCCCAGTCGGCACGAGAGTCGTCATATACGCCGCTAAACCCGGAATGGTCATTGGCCGAAGAGGCCAGAGTATTCGAGATTTGACAAAAGTTCTCGAAGAAAAATTCCATATTGAAAATCCCCAGCTTTCTGTCGCGAATATTGACGTTCCAGAACAGGACCCCAAGGTCGTCGCGTCCCAGGTTTCCCAGGCTCTCCAGCGAGGCGTACACTTCCGTCGCGCAGCCTACTGGGCCATTCAGAGAGTAATGGAATCACAAGCACTCGGGGTCGAGATCACCATCCGAGGAAAGCTAACAACAGAACGATCACGGTTCGAGAAGTTTAAGGCCGGCTACCTTCCCAGAGTCGGAGATCCCGTGCTGAAGAGTGTGAAGACGGCGGTCGCCGATGTTCAGTTGAAACAGGGCCTTTTCGGAATCAACGTTCGCATCCTACCCCCACAGATGAACTACATCGACAAGCCGATCATGCTGACACCACCTGCAGAGACAACGCCCCAACCCGCCACGCCAGCGAAGCAAATCGAACCGACAGTCGCCCCAGAAGTTGTGGTCGAGGAGAAGACCACGGCCGGGGATGTTGCCGTTGTCGTAGAGGACAAGGAGGAAAAGGAAACTGGCGATTCTGAGAAAGCGTGA
- the rplV gene encoding 50S ribosomal protein L22, with protein sequence MPGRGYSVTGLDPDRTVKCSGRQLRISPKASVELCRTIRGMKLPDAKRLLERVVELKQAVAYRRFHKEVPHRRQLNEHFYAGRFPQKAAGRLFKLLEELEANAEYRNLDTERLKIIHAAAQRATKVPKRNPRAFGRSDLLQGTMTHIELVGYELE encoded by the coding sequence GTGCCGGGACGAGGATACTCAGTTACGGGCTTGGACCCAGACCGTACTGTGAAGTGTTCTGGCCGTCAACTTCGAATATCTCCGAAAGCATCCGTAGAGCTCTGTCGAACGATTAGGGGAATGAAGCTTCCTGATGCGAAAAGGCTTCTTGAACGCGTCGTCGAGTTGAAACAGGCAGTCGCCTACCGTCGATTTCACAAAGAAGTCCCTCACCGGCGACAGCTGAACGAGCATTTCTATGCAGGCCGTTTTCCGCAGAAAGCCGCCGGCCGACTCTTCAAACTCTTAGAGGAATTGGAGGCGAACGCCGAGTACCGTAATCTTGATACGGAAAGGCTCAAGATAATTCATGCGGCCGCGCAGCGGGCGACAAAGGTTCCCAAGAGAAACCCGCGAGCCTTCGGTCGATCCGATCTTTTGCAGGGAACGATGACGCACATCGAACTTGTCGGCTACGAGCTGGAATAA